One Peribacillus simplex NBRC 15720 = DSM 1321 genomic region harbors:
- a CDS encoding HIT family protein — protein MWKITLSNGKTVEVEGGVIVESEYFHAHQDVAYSIEGLVILASKRHIKCFDELNEPEKVDYINLLSKIRKAQREILGIEHVYYFYNEDTTHHFHTWMVPRYEWMYEFGRSVESVRPVLLHARNRCVISYTKIYNNV, from the coding sequence ATGTGGAAAATTACTTTATCTAATGGAAAAACGGTGGAAGTTGAGGGTGGTGTAATAGTCGAATCAGAATATTTTCATGCTCACCAAGACGTTGCATATTCCATTGAAGGTTTAGTTATTTTAGCATCTAAACGCCATATTAAGTGCTTTGATGAATTAAATGAACCAGAAAAGGTTGATTACATAAACTTATTATCCAAGATTAGAAAAGCTCAAAGGGAAATATTAGGGATAGAACATGTTTATTATTTTTACAATGAGGATACTACCCACCATTTTCATACTTGGATGGTTCCTCGATATGAATGGATGTACGAGTTTGGACGTTCGGTGGAATCAGTTAGACCGGTTTTGCTTCATGCAAGAAACAGATGCGTGATTTCCTATACAAAAATCTATAATAATGTTTGA
- a CDS encoding enoyl-CoA hydratase — translation MSIESTSPAGTVLVTYSDRTATVAMNRPEAMNALNPKMLHDFINALKEVSENDKVDVVILKGNGKAFSAGGDIKMMLSPREENAFNELMDGISELVTTLYFMPKLTISAIHGAAAGLGLSIALATDHLIADSESKVAMNFIGIGLIPDGGGHFFLERRLGEVGAKELIWEGKVLTALEAKDKGLIHEVADGTLEHAVEKKVQSWLQSPVQAMIKTKKILSEKNRPLLIKMLEIEKAAQMKMRQTADHQEGIKAFVEKRKPNFIGK, via the coding sequence TTGAGTATTGAATCGACATCACCTGCCGGCACTGTTTTAGTCACATATTCGGACAGGACGGCTACTGTTGCAATGAACCGTCCAGAGGCCATGAATGCTTTAAATCCGAAAATGCTGCATGATTTTATTAATGCCCTTAAGGAAGTAAGTGAGAATGATAAAGTGGACGTCGTCATTTTAAAAGGAAATGGAAAAGCATTTTCCGCGGGTGGTGACATTAAGATGATGCTCTCGCCTAGAGAAGAAAACGCTTTCAATGAACTGATGGATGGAATCAGTGAATTGGTGACCACTCTATACTTCATGCCTAAATTGACCATCAGTGCCATTCATGGTGCAGCTGCAGGGCTTGGGTTGAGTATAGCTCTTGCAACCGATCATCTTATTGCCGATTCGGAAAGTAAGGTTGCGATGAATTTTATCGGGATTGGATTAATCCCTGATGGCGGCGGACACTTCTTCCTTGAACGTCGCCTTGGTGAAGTGGGTGCGAAAGAATTGATCTGGGAAGGTAAAGTTCTTACAGCGCTTGAAGCAAAAGACAAGGGCCTCATTCATGAAGTGGCAGACGGAACCTTGGAACATGCGGTAGAGAAGAAAGTGCAATCATGGCTGCAAAGCCCGGTTCAGGCCATGATTAAAACGAAAAAGATCCTTAGTGAAAAAAATCGCCCACTACTAATTAAGATGCTTGAGATTGAAAAAGCTGCTCAGATGAAAATGCGCCAAACAGCGGACCACCAAGAGGGAATAAAAGCT
- a CDS encoding sulfite exporter TauE/SafE family protein: MEMSLLLVLGIGFVLGIKHALEPDHIIAVSTIASQSKKIWKSSLAGVFWGIGHTLTLLVFGVILILLKNEIPEAWAMSLEFLVGIMLVYLGITTIFSWKQTERHDHTGRATYLKSMLVGIVHGLAGSAAMVLLTISTIDEAWQGAIYIIIFGVGTCIGMLLFTTILSIPFVTSSSSKKVNRLLIRLTGVISTVFGIYYMYNLGINEELFSVWFG; encoded by the coding sequence ATGGAAATGAGTTTATTGCTGGTTTTAGGCATTGGATTTGTATTAGGCATCAAGCATGCTCTGGAACCCGATCATATCATTGCCGTTTCTACGATTGCGAGCCAAAGCAAGAAAATATGGAAATCTTCACTTGCAGGCGTATTTTGGGGAATCGGGCATACACTTACTCTTTTGGTGTTCGGTGTCATCCTGATCCTTTTGAAAAACGAAATTCCGGAAGCTTGGGCAATGTCATTGGAATTTCTTGTGGGAATCATGCTGGTATATTTAGGTATCACGACGATTTTTTCTTGGAAGCAAACGGAGCGGCATGACCATACAGGCCGGGCTACATATCTGAAATCGATGTTAGTGGGAATTGTCCACGGACTTGCAGGCAGTGCTGCAATGGTCCTTCTTACTATAAGTACGATAGATGAAGCATGGCAGGGGGCAATCTACATTATCATATTTGGTGTAGGTACTTGTATAGGCATGCTTCTGTTCACTACGATTTTAAGCATCCCCTTTGTCACAAGCTCTTCCTCCAAAAAAGTCAATCGTTTACTCATACGATTGACAGGTGTGATAAGCACGGTTTTCGGAATCTATTATATGTACAATCTGGGCATCAACGAGGAACTATTTTCTGTATGGTTTGGTTGA
- a CDS encoding long-chain fatty acid--CoA ligase — protein sequence MMDTPLIMTQIIERAEKYFPKKEVVSRTDGGIHTFTYAEIAERTRRLTSNLEKFGIQTGDRIGTLAWNHHRHLEAYFAIPCHGAVLHTINMRLSPQHVSYIVNSAEDRLLLIDPDVIPLLEAIKDELTTVEGYIIMTDKEELPDTTLSPIYHYEKLLAEGNPKQPFIQTLDENAPAGICYTSATTGNPKGVVYSHRGILLHAIALGLADSTALSERDVALPVVPMFHVNAWGMPFASVWFGTKMVLPGPYFTPKILAELIETEKVTIAAGVPTIWMGLLKELEEGSHDTSSIRAVLCGGSAAPKSMIKTFEQKYGIPFLHAYGMTETSPLVFISKPKSYQEDLPEEELYELKAKQGLVSPMIEIKVIGQDGEVKPDGKEMGELLIRGPWIANEYFKDGRSEDTFKDGWLYTGDVVTIDEEGFVKIVDRTKDLIKSGGEWISSVDIENALMAHEGIFEAAVIAVPHEKWQERPIACVVLKDAYKGHVSQEDIIEFLKPQFAKWWLPDEVVFLDEIPKTGVGKFLKRALRDQLQDKYINK from the coding sequence ATGATGGATACTCCATTGATCATGACTCAAATCATTGAGAGAGCTGAAAAATATTTTCCGAAGAAAGAGGTAGTTTCGCGTACGGATGGTGGAATTCATACATTTACATATGCTGAGATAGCTGAGCGTACAAGAAGGCTGACAAGTAATCTTGAAAAATTCGGTATTCAAACAGGTGACCGTATTGGAACACTTGCCTGGAACCATCATCGTCATTTAGAAGCTTATTTTGCGATTCCTTGTCATGGTGCTGTCCTACATACAATTAATATGCGTCTGTCTCCTCAACATGTTTCTTATATCGTCAATAGTGCGGAGGATCGGTTATTATTGATAGACCCGGATGTCATCCCCCTTTTGGAAGCAATTAAAGATGAGTTAACGACAGTGGAAGGTTATATCATAATGACGGATAAAGAGGAGCTGCCCGATACGACCCTTTCTCCTATTTATCATTATGAAAAATTATTAGCCGAAGGGAATCCGAAACAGCCATTCATTCAAACCTTGGATGAAAATGCACCTGCCGGCATATGTTATACTTCCGCCACGACCGGGAATCCAAAAGGTGTGGTTTATTCACATCGCGGAATTTTGTTGCATGCGATTGCACTGGGGCTTGCCGATTCTACAGCATTAAGCGAACGTGATGTGGCCCTTCCTGTCGTGCCTATGTTTCATGTGAATGCCTGGGGCATGCCTTTTGCCAGTGTTTGGTTTGGAACGAAGATGGTTTTGCCGGGACCCTATTTCACCCCAAAGATTTTGGCTGAGCTTATAGAAACGGAGAAGGTTACAATCGCAGCAGGGGTTCCGACGATATGGATGGGCTTATTGAAGGAGCTAGAAGAAGGCAGCCATGATACGAGCAGCATTCGTGCTGTTTTATGCGGAGGGTCGGCTGCTCCGAAAAGCATGATTAAAACCTTTGAACAGAAGTATGGGATACCATTCCTGCATGCCTATGGAATGACTGAAACAAGCCCGCTCGTATTTATATCCAAACCAAAAAGCTATCAGGAAGACCTCCCTGAAGAAGAACTTTATGAGTTGAAGGCCAAGCAGGGCCTTGTTTCGCCAATGATAGAAATTAAAGTGATCGGTCAGGATGGCGAAGTGAAACCTGATGGAAAAGAAATGGGAGAATTGCTGATCAGGGGTCCTTGGATAGCAAATGAGTATTTTAAGGATGGGCGGTCAGAAGATACGTTTAAAGATGGCTGGCTGTATACGGGGGATGTTGTCACGATTGATGAAGAAGGATTCGTGAAAATCGTCGACCGGACTAAGGACTTGATAAAAAGTGGCGGTGAGTGGATTTCTTCCGTAGATATAGAGAATGCATTAATGGCTCATGAAGGAATCTTTGAGGCGGCGGTAATTGCAGTGCCTCATGAAAAATGGCAGGAACGGCCGATTGCCTGTGTTGTTTTGAAGGACGCATACAAGGGGCATGTGTCCCAGGAGGACATCATCGAATTTTTAAAGCCGCAGTTTGCAAAATGGTGGCTGCCTGATGAAGTGGTCTTTTTGGATGAAATCCCGAAAACCGGTGTTGGGAAGTTCTTGAAAAGGGCATTGCGTGATCAGCTTCAGGATAAATATATCAATAAATAA
- a CDS encoding dimethylarginine dimethylaminohydrolase family protein, translated as MVNKINEELEAYCASEYSKLSRVIVCEPRYMEIREIINETQKEFQEENIDQGLALEQHTQFIRALEHEGIEVIKLPPKFTYPEQVFTRDIGFTLGNTVYVAELATGIRQGEELILKSWLETNDIPLVNLRKNHIEGGDVIIDGKTIYIGVSERTDETSIKHLQTLLPEYNVIAVPFVEKFLHLDCVFNIISPTEALIFPESFTKKEMDLLASRYDMIEVTKEEQFTLGTNVLSIGNKKLFSLPCNKQVNSQLRERGYEVIEVDISEIIKSGGSFRCCTMPLLRTTNKKTDLA; from the coding sequence ATGGTAAACAAAATAAACGAAGAACTAGAAGCTTATTGTGCGAGTGAATATTCAAAGCTGTCACGAGTGATCGTCTGTGAACCTCGTTACATGGAGATCCGGGAGATCATTAACGAAACTCAAAAAGAGTTTCAAGAAGAAAATATCGATCAAGGACTTGCCTTGGAGCAGCACACCCAATTTATAAGGGCTCTTGAACATGAAGGGATTGAGGTCATAAAACTTCCGCCGAAATTTACATATCCAGAACAAGTCTTCACGAGAGATATCGGTTTCACTCTTGGCAATACCGTTTATGTAGCTGAGTTGGCAACAGGTATCAGGCAGGGTGAAGAACTAATATTGAAATCCTGGCTCGAAACGAACGATATCCCACTTGTCAATCTCCGCAAAAATCATATCGAGGGCGGAGATGTCATTATTGACGGAAAGACCATCTATATTGGAGTCAGTGAAAGAACGGATGAAACATCCATCAAGCATCTTCAAACATTATTACCGGAATACAATGTCATCGCGGTTCCTTTCGTTGAAAAATTCCTTCATTTAGATTGTGTATTCAATATCATATCACCTACAGAGGCGCTTATTTTTCCAGAGTCCTTTACAAAAAAAGAGATGGATCTATTAGCTTCACGTTATGACATGATCGAAGTGACTAAAGAAGAACAATTTACATTAGGAACCAACGTACTTTCGATTGGGAATAAAAAATTATTCAGCCTTCCATGTAATAAACAGGTAAATAGTCAGCTTCGTGAACGCGGATACGAAGTCATTGAAGTCGATATAAGCGAAATCATCAAGTCCGGTGGCTCTTTCCGTTGTTGCACCATGCCACTATTGAGGACAACGAATAAGAAGACTGATTTAGCCTAA